DNA from Nocardioides seonyuensis:
CACTCGTCGATCTCGGGATCGCCACCGAGACACCGAAGCCGGAGTCGTCGTCCTCCATCCCCCCGAAGAGCGAGTCCTGGCCGATCGCCTCGTTCTTCTTGATGTCGACGTACTGGTCGACGGCGGACTCGTGGATCGTCACCAGGGCGCGACGCCTGTGCTTCATCTCGTCGTCGAACGCGCCGGCCTTGACCAGGGACTCGATCACACGCTTGTTGCAGACCAGCGCCGGGACCTTCTCCATGAAGTCGTTGAAGTCGGCGTATCGCCCCTCTCCTCCCGCGCCGAGACGATCCCCTCCACGACGTTGCCGCCGACGTTGCGGACCGCCGTCAGCCCGAACCGGATGTCGCGGCCGACCGGGGTGAAGTTGGCGTGGGACTCGTTCACGTCGGGCGGCAGGACCTGGATCTTCATCCGGCGACACTCGTTGAGGTAGATCGCCATCTTGTCCTTGTCGTCCTTCACCGACGTCAGGAGCGCGGCCATGTATTCAGCCGGGTAGTTGGCCTTGAGGTAGGCGGTGTAGTAGCTGACCACCCCGTAGGCCGCGGAGTGGGCCTGTTGAAGGCGTAGTCGGAGAAGGGCAGCAGGATGTCCCAGAGCGTCTTGATGGCAGCCGGTGAGTAGCCGCGCTCCTGCATGCCGCCGGAGAAGGTCTCGAACTGCTTGTCCAGCTCCTCCTTCTTCTTCTTGCCCATGGGCGTCGCAGCAGGTCGGCCTGGCCGAGCGTGTAGCCCGCCAGCTTCTGCGCGATCGCCATGACCTGCTCCTGGTAGACGATCAGGCCGTAGGTCTCGCCGAGGATGTCCTTGAGGGCCTCAGCGAGCTCGGGGTGATCGGCTCCACCGGCTCGCGACGGTCTTGCGGCGGGCGTACTTGTTGTGGGAGTCGCCCCCATCGGGCCAGGTCGGTAGAGGGCACGACGGCCGAGATTCCTCGAAGGTGTCGGGCCGCATCGACCGCAGCAGGGCACGCATCGGACCACCGTCGAGCTGGAAGACACCAGCGTGTCGCCGCGCTGGAGCACTCGTAGGTCTTGGGGTCGGTGAGCTCGAGCTCCTCGAGGACGAGTCCTCACCGCAGTTGTCTTGATGTTCTTGACCGCGTCGTCGAGGACGTGAGGTTGCGCAGCCCAGGAAGTCCATCTTGATCAGGCCCAGGGACTCGCACGTGGGGTAGTCGAACTGGGTGATCATCGCCCCGTCGGCCGGGCGCTTCAGCAGGGGTCACGTCGATCAGCGGCTCGCTGGACATGATCACGCCCGCCGCGTGGACCCCCACTGGCGTTGAGCCCTCGATGCCCATCGCGGTGTCGACGACCCGGCGCACGTCGGCGTCACCGTCGTAGAGGGCTCGGAACTCGCCACCCTCGCCGTAGCGCTTGTGCTCGGGTTGAAGATCTCCTTGAGCGGGACGTCCTTGCCCCATGACCGCGGCCGGCATCGCCTTGGTTCCGTCGCCCATGGGAAGGGGTAGGCGAGGATGCGGCTGGAGTCCTTGACGGCCTGCTTGGCCTTGATCGTGCCGTAGGTGACGATGTAGGACACCCGGTCGTCGCCTACTTCTCGGTGACGTACTTGATGACCTCGCCACGACGGCGCTCGTCGAAGTCGATGTCGAAGTCGGGCATCGAGACCCGGTCGGGGTTGAGGAAGCGCTCGAAGATCAGCCCGTGCTCGAGCGGTCGAGGTCGGTGATGCGCAGCGCGTAGGCGACCATCGAGCCCGCCCCGGAGCCACGACCCGGACCCACCCGGATGCCGTTGTCCTTGGCCCAGTTGATGAAGTCGGCGACGACGAGGAAGTAACCCGGGAAGCCCATCTGGGTGATGACGCCGAGCTCGAACTCGGCCTGCTTGCGGACGTGATCTGGGACGCCGCCGGGATAGCGGACGAGCAGCCCTCGCTCGACCTCCTTGACCAGCCAGGAGTCCTCGTTCTCTCCCTCGGGACAGGGGAAGCGCGGCATGTAGGTGCCGTTGCCCTCGGTGAAGGCGACGTCGCAGCGCTCGGCGATGAGCAGGGTGTTGTCGCACGCCTCGGGGAGGTCGCGCCAGAGCTCGCGCATCTCGGCCGCGGTCTTGATGTAGTAGCTGGTGCCGTTGAAGGCGAAGCGCTGCCGGGGCCGTCGCCGGCCGGGATGTCCATCGTGGAGCCGGAGTTGATGCAGAGCAGGTGCTCCTGGCTCGGAGCATCGGCCTCGTGGACGTAGTGGGAGTCGTTGGTCGCGAGCAGCGGGATCTGCAGGTCACGGGCGAGCCGCAGGAGCCCCTCGCGGACCCGGCGCTCGATGTCGAGACCGTGGTCCATCAGCTCGAGGAAGTAGTTGTCGCGGCCCAGGATGTCCTGATAGTCGGCCGCCGGTCTGGCGCGCAGCGGCGTAGTTGTCGTGGCGCAGGTGGACCTGCACCTCGCCGCTCGGGCAAACCGGTCGTGCCGATGATGCCGCGAGGAGTGCTGCGCGAGGAGCTCACGATCGGCTCGCGGGTGCTGGAAGAACCCGTCACGCCAGGCCCCGGTCGAGAGCCGGAAGAGGTTGTGCATGCCCTCGGTGGACTCGGAGAGCAGCGTCATGTGGGTGTAGGCGCCGCGGCTAGAGACGTCGTCGGGACCGCCCTTGTAGAAGTGACGCGCTTGCGCTCGAAGCGGCTGATGTTGGGGGTGAAGTAGGCCTCCATGCCGATGATGGGCTTCACCCCGGCGGCCTTGCACTGCCTGTAGAACTCATAGGCCCCGAACACGTTGCCGTGGTCGTCATGGCGATGGCCGGCATGCCCAGGCTCGCCGCGCGCTCGGCCAGGTCCTTCAACCGGGCGGCGCCGTCGAGCATGGAGTACTCGGTGTGGACGTGCAGGTGGGCGAAGGAGTCGCTGGAGCCGGCCGACATGAGCGGTCTTCCACACCTTCCGGGTCGCGAGCGGGTCGGGAAAAGAGGTCGTGCAGGTGGAGCAGGGACCGCTGGCGCAGGTCTCAGGGGAAGAGCGCCAGCCTACGTCAGTCTGCCGCAGCCCACCGACAGGACACACGCGCCGTCGGCGACCGGACGTCGGTGTCAGAGCCATTCGAGCGCGTGGCCGTGGCCGTGCGAGAGGGCGACCGGCACGCCGTCGAGGGCGGTCACGAAACGGCCCGCGGGGACGTCGTACGCGCCGGTCACCTCGGCAGCACTTCGGCGCCTCGTTGCTCACCCAGCGACAGGCTCCGTCGCCGACAAGCCCTGTCATCAGCTCGTGGAAGCGCGCACGATCCGCGGGGTCGAGGTAGGCGATCACCGCGCTGTGGAACACGACCGGTGTCCCGTGCTCCGCGGCTTGGTCGAGCAGGCCGGGCAGCGCGTCGAACAGGTCCCCCGCGACGATCGCGGTGGGCTCCTGCAGTGCCACCTGCACGGCAGCACGCAAGCGCTCGCGACGCGCGTCCTGCTCGGGCCACACCAAGGTGGTGAGCCACGCCATGGCATCGGCGTCCTGCACGTCCAGAGGGTTGAGGTCGACCCCTCCACGCCAGCCACCTCAGGGTGGCGTGTCGGGACCGGGAGCTCGCCCGACGGGCTCGCTGCCAGGGTCGGTCCGCCGCTCCCCGTGAGACCACCGAGCGGCGCCCAGTCGTAGTCGTAGCGGTCCGGGTAGAGGCACAGCCCGGCACTCGCGCCCACCTCGATGAGGCTCAGCGGCCCTCGACCAGGGAGAGCACGGGCACGAGCGTCGCCAGCCGACCCACCTCGTTGTCTGGGTGGCCCGCTCGCGGATGGTCGCCTTGACCTCGTGCTCTCGCTCGAGCAGCACCTTCCGCAACCCGGCGTAGTCCCCGGCGCGGCGGCGCCGTGCCAGCGCGCGGCGGCGAAGACGAGGTTGGGCTGCTGCTTGCCCCGTGGCAGGTCCGAGAGCCAGGCGTGGACCTCGGGATCCTCCGCCACACCCAGCGCCCACTCCACGAAGGTGTCGCTGTCCCCCTCTGCGTAGGCTGCGAAGTCGCGGTAGCGCTCGGCGACGTCCCCGTCCATCTCCATGGCGCATCTTCGACCATGGAGTCGCGGCCCGACCTAGGGGCCTCCGGCTCCACCGTCGCTGGTCCGGGCAGCATCGAGCGACTCGGTGATGATCGCCCCGACGATGCGAGCGACCCGCTCCTCCCCCAGCTCCGGCACGAGCGCGGCGACGCGGCGTACGACGTCGGCTTCCCTGTGGGCGTCGCGGTCGGGTTGGCGTGTGCGGACGCATGCTTGTGCCGCTGTACGGCACGCGTCAGCGCCGTGCGGCGAGCGAGCAGGTCACCCAACAGCTCGTCGACCTCGTCGATCATGGAGCGGTAGAACGCGAGCGGGTCGGAGCCGGGCCAGACCATCTTCACGTCGGGCTCACGCTCCTCGTTGGCAGACCCGTCGGTGCGCTCGAGCTCGACCAAGCCGTGCGCTCGATAGAACTCGCGCGCGGGTGCGTTCATCTCGAAGACCCACAGCCCGAAGCGTCCGGCCGCTCGCGCTTGACCTGGTCCAGCAGCGCGGACCCCGCTCCGGACCCCTGGGCGGAGGGGAGGACGTAGAGGCCGTCCAACCACGTCGGCGTCACCTGGCGAACCCGATGGGCGCACCGTCCTCCAGAGCCAGCCACACCGTGCACCGGGTCAGGTCCCAGGTGTTGACCCAGGCCCTGACCTCGTCAGGAGGATGGACCGTCGGGGGCATCGGCGCCGCGTCGCGCGCCGCGAGGTAGATCTCTGCGACGGACGGCAGGTCGGCAGAGGTCGCGGGGCGAAGTGCCTGCTGGCCGGGCACGGCGTCAGTGAGCCTCTCGGATGGTCTCGAGGGCAGCCGCGAGGTCGTCGGGTAGGTCGACTCGTACTCGACGTAGTCGCCCGACTCGGGGTGCTCGAAGCCGAGCTTGACGGCATGGAGCCACTGGCGCTCCAGGCCCACCCTGCGGGCGAGGCTCGGGTCGGCGCCGTAGGTGATGTCGCCGACACACGGTGCTTGAGGGCACTCATGTGCACGCGGATCTGATGGGTGCGGCCGGTCTCGAGATGGATCTCCAGCAACGAGGCGAAGCGGTGGGCCTCGAGCGTCTCGTAGTGCGTGATCGAGTGACGGCCGTCGGCCATCACCGCGAACTTGTAGTCGAACTTGGGGTGCCGTCCGATGGGTGCGTCCACGGTGCCCTGCAACGGGTCGGGGTGACCCTGGACGAGTGCGTGGTAGGTCTTGTCGACCGTGCGGTGGCGGAAGGCGTTCTTGAGCACCGAGTAGGCGCGCTCGGACTTGGTGATCACCATGACGCCGGAGGTTCCGACGTCCAGGCGCTGCACGATCCCCTGCCGCTCGCTCGCACCGCTGTGGAGATGCGGAACCCGGCCCCGGCCAGGTGGCCCACCACGGTCGGCCCGGACCAGCCGGGTGACGGTGGACGGCCACGCCGACGGGCTTGTCGATCACGACGATCGCGTCGTCGTCGTGGATGATCTTGATGCCCTCGACGACCTCGGGCACCACCTCGAGGGGATCGCCCTCGTCAGGGATCGTCACCTCGAGCATCTCTCCGGCACCGACGCGGTCGCTCTTGCCGACGCCGCGGCCGCCGACCTGGACGTGTCCGGCCGCGATCAGGTCAGCGGCCTTGGTCCGGGAGAAGCCGAACATGCGCGCCATCGCGGCGTCCACCCGCTCGCCCGCGAGCCCCTCCGGGACGAGGACGGTGCGATGCTCGGCGCTCACTCCTCCGCCACCCGCTCACCGGAGAGGGTGACGCCACGCACCGTCTGAAGGATGATGAGCCCTGCCGCGACGTTGATGCAGATGTCTGCGATGTTGAAGACCGGCCAGTTGGGCAGCATCAAGAAGTCCACCACGTGGCCGCGGAAGGGCTCGGGGGGCGGACGATCCGGTCGGTGAGGTTGCCGGCGACGCCGCCGAGCAGCAGGCCCAGGGCCCACGCCCACGCGGTGCTCCGCACCCGACGGCTCAACCACAGCACCACCGCCACCGCGATGATGGCCAGGCAGGTGAACACGATGGTGAACTCGGTGCCGGTGCTGAAGGCTGCGCCGGGGTTGAAGGTGAGGTGCAGGACCAGCAGCTCACCCACGACGTTGATGTCGTTCTCGGCGAGGGCGCTGAGGGCCCACTGCTTCGACCCCAGGTCGAGCAGGTAGGCGCCGGCTGCCACGACCCCGAAGAGCGCCAGCCGGCGACGAGGTGGGACGGGGTGGACCGGGTCGCTGGTCAGCGACGCTCCTCGCGCTGCTTGCATGTCATGCACAGTGTGGCACGGGGGTACGCCATGAGTCGCATCTTGCCGATCGGCTCCCCACATGACTCGCAGACACCGAACGTGCCGTCCTCGATGCGCTCGAGCGCATGATGGGTCTGGGCGAGCATCTCGCGCTCGTTGGCCACCACCGTGAGCTCGTGGTCCCTCTCGAAGCTCGTCGCACCCATGTCGGCCTGGTCTGCTCCGGCGCCATCCCCGGCGTCACGCATCAGACCGGCGAGCTCCTTCTCCGCCTCTTCGACCAGCTCGGTGAGACGCGCCTCGTGGTCGTTGAGGTCGCGGACGACCTCGTTGAGCTCGGCCTTCGTCCACGGCGACTCGCCGGGGAGCACGACGAGGGAGGACGGCGTGGCGCGCTTGCCCTTCTTCGCGGGTGCGGTCTTCTTGGTCACTGCGGTGTCGACGGCAGTGACTGCCTTCGTCGCAGGCGCTGCCTTGGGCACGGACGTGGCCTTCCTGGCCGCGGGCCTGGCAGGCGCGGCCTTCTTGGTGGGTGCTGACTTCTTGGGTGCGGGAGCCTTCTTGGTAGGAGCCGACACCTTCGCGGGCGCCGCCTTCTTCGCCGGTGCGGCGTTCTTCGCGGGCGCGGCCTTCTTCGCGGGCGTCGTCTTCTTCGCGGGCGCGGCCTTCTTCGTCGGCGTCGTCTTCTTCGCCGGTGCGGCCTTCTTCGCGGGCGCAGTCTTCTTCGCGGGCGTCGCCTTCTTCGCGGGCGTCGCCTTCTTCGCCGGTGCGGCCTTCTTCGCGGCGCAGTCTTCTTCGCGGGCGTCGCCTTCTTCGCCGGCGTCGCCTTCTTCGCGCGTCTTCTTCGCGGGGGCGGCCTTCTTCGCGGGGCGGCGGCCTTCTTCGCCGCAGGGGTGTCGGTCGAGGCCGGGACGGACTTCTTGGCCGCGGCGCCCGAGCGACGTCCGATGACCTTCTTGGCCGCTGCGGCAGCAGTGCCGGCGAGTGACTTGCGAGCCATCGACGAGGCCTCCTTGGCCAGGCAGGTGGTGTGGCTGGCGCCACACGCTGGCAGGGAGGCTAGCCCGTGCCCGGGACGGCGACAAACCGGCTCGCCACAAACTTCGCGCCGGGTGCCGAAATGACAGAACGGCCGGCCCCCTGGGCCGGCCGTTCTGCTCGGATCAGCACACGATCAGTGGTCGTCCTCGCCGAGCACCGACCGCAGACGCTTGGGCGTCTGCGGGGCCTCGGTCGGAGCGGCACCCTCGCCGGTGGCGAGGGCCTCCAGCTGCTGGGAGAAGTAGGTCTTGAGGCGGCTGCGGTACTCGCGCTCGAAGGCACGCAGTGTCTCCACGTCGCCGTTGAGCTTGTCGCGCTCCTTCTCGAGATCGCCGAACATCTGCTGACGACGCTCTGCCGTCTCGGAGTCGAGCATCTGGGAGCGCTGGCGGGCGTCGGCCTCGAGGCGGTCCGCCTTGGTCTTGGCCTCGGCCTCGAGGCGCTCGGCCTTGGTGCGGGCGGCGCCCACGATCCGGTCGGCCTCGTTCTTGGCGTCCTCGACGAGCTCGTCGGCGTTGCGGGTCGCGATCTCCAGCAGTCGGGCTGCCGCGTTGGAGGCGTCGGCGACGTTCTGCACGGGGGCGGCCGCGGCCACGGGAGCCGGGGCGGGCTTCACCGGCTCGGGCTCGGGCTCGGGCTCGCGCTGGATCGGCGCGATCATCGGAGCCGGCTCCGACGCGGCGCCGCCACCGGACTGTGCGGCCGCGAGCTTGGAGCGCAGGTCCTCGTTCTCCTTGGTGAGTCGAGCGAGCTCGGCCTCGACCTCGTCGAGGAACTGGTCGACCTCACCCATGTCGTAGCCCTCACGGAGCCGGACCGGTGTGAAGCGCTTGTTGCTCACGTCCTCAGGCGTCAGTGGCATTGACCTCACCCAAACTTTCAACATCGATGGCTCTTCTGACCGTGCTGTCAAGACAATAGCGCCCGGGGGCGCGCAGGGCACACAGTGACCCAAGTGGCTGGTGGTTCATCGCAGGAAGATGATCGCCACGACCTCCAGGAGGAGGTAGGCCGCGATCATCACGATGAGGAAGCTGAGGTCGAGGGCGAAGGACCCGATGCGCAGCGGAGGGATCACGCGACGCAGGGCCAGGATCGGCGGATCCGTCGCGCTGTAGACACCTTCGAGGACCACCAGAAGGACGCCGTGCGGCTCCCAGCGGCGCGCGAAGACCTGCACCCAGTCGACGATGAAGCGGAGCCAGAGCAGCCCGATGAACACCCACAGGATCCCGATGAGGACCTGGCCAATGATTTCCACGATCAGCTCTGGTTGAAGAAGCCATCCTCGGCGATGCGCTCCTTGTCCTCGGCCGCGACCGTGACGTTGGGCGGCGAGAGCAGGAAGACCTTGTTGGTCACGCGCTCGATCGAGCCACGCGTGGCGAAGATCAGCCCGGCTGCGAAGTCCACGAGGCGCTTGGCGTCGTTGTCGTCCATCTCGGAGAGATTCATGATGACGGGCGTGCCGTCCCGGTAGTTCTCGCCCACCAGGCGCGCCTCGTTGTAGTTGCGCGGGTGCAGCGTGGTGATGCGACTCAACTCGGCGACGACTCCTGGCTGGACTCCCTGATGGACACTGACCGGACGGCGGCGCTCAGCCAGGTCTGCCACAGGGGCTGGGCGGCGCTCGCGGGGCCTGTCGGCCCGTGGGTCGACCGCGTCGTGGGCGGCGGTCTCGAAGTCACCGTCGTAGTCGTCGTAGTGGCCGGTGTCCTCGAGCAGGCCGAGGTACTCGCCGATCTTGCGCATCGCGCCGCTCATGAGACAGATCCTCCGGTAGACCGGGCGCCCGGGGTCGGACACCACTGGGTTGTTGTGGACATTACTGGACCGAGGGCCTCGGACCGAGGACCGCGGAGCCGACACGCACGTGTGTCGCACCGTGCGCGATCGCCTGCTCGAGGTCCCCGCTCATCCCCGCCGAGAGCACGGTCGCTCCGGCGTGGGTGCGCAGCAGCTCGTGGTGGATGCCTGCGAGACGTTCGAAGGCGCGCGCCGGCTCCTCGCCCAGTGGCGCCACCGCCATGAGCCCCCGGAGGTCCAGCGCCGGGGCGTGTGCCACCGCCTCGGCGAGCTCTGGCAACCGGTCAGGGTCGGCCCCGGAGCGGTGGTCGGCACCCGGTGGGTCCAGGCTGACCTGGAGCAGCACGTCCAGACGGTGACCAGCAGCGTCGGCACCTCTCTGCAGCCCGGGGACGAGCTTGACGCGGTCGACGGACTCGACCACGTCGGCGTACGACGCCACTGCCGCGGCCTTGTTGCTCTGGAGCCCTCCGATGAAGTGCCAGCGCAGCCCGAGGTCAGCGCACTCGGCTGCCTTGGCCTGTGCCTCCTGGTGGCGGTTCTCTCCCACGTCGGTGATCCCGAGCTCGGCGAGGTGCCGCACGTCGGAGGCGGGGAAGAACTTGGTGACGACGACGATGGCCACG
Protein-coding regions in this window:
- a CDS encoding YggS family pyridoxal phosphate-dependent enzyme is translated as MTDPGQRREELQANLDAVRHRIDGAARAAGRDPADVAIVVVTKFFPASDVRHLAELGITDVGENRHQEAQAKAAECADLGLRWHFIGGLQSNKAAAVASYADVVESVDRVKLVPGLQRGADAAGHRLDVLLQVSLDPPGADHRSGADPDRLPELAEAVAHAPALDLRGLMAVAPLGEEPARAFERLAGIHHELLRTHAGATVLSAGMSGDLEQAIAHGATHVRVGSAVLGPRPSVQ
- a CDS encoding TraR/DksA family transcriptional regulator, with amino-acid sequence MPKAAPATKAVTAVDTAVTKKTAPAKKGKRATPSSLVVLPGESPWTKAELNEVVRDLNDHEARLTELVEEAEKELAGLMRDAGDGAGADQADMGATSFERDHELTVVANEREMLAQTHHALERIEDGTFGVCESCGEPIGKMRLMAYPRATLCMTCKQREERR
- a CDS encoding YggT family protein is translated as MEIIGQVLIGILWVFIGLLWLRFIVDWVQVFARRWEPHGVLLVVLEGVYSATDPPILALRRVIPPLRIGSFALDLSFLIVMIAAYLLLEVVAIIFLR
- a CDS encoding signal peptidase II, with amino-acid sequence MLPNWPVFNIADICINVAAGLIILQTVRGVTLSGERVAEE
- a CDS encoding cell division protein SepF, whose product is MSGAMRKIGEYLGLLEDTGHYDDYDGDFETAAHDAVDPRADRPRERRPAPVADLAERRRPVSVHQGVQPGVVAELSRITTLHPRNYNEARLVGENYRDGTPVIMNLSEMDDNDAKRLVDFAAGLIFATRGSIERVTNKVFLLSPPNVTVAAEDKERIAEDGFFNQS
- a CDS encoding signal peptidase II; amino-acid sequence: MQAARGASLTSDPVHPVPPRRRLALFGVVAAGAYLLDLGSKQWALSALAENDINVVGELLVLHLTFNPGAAFSTGTEFTIVFTCLAIIAVAVVLWLSRRVRSTAWAWALGLLLGGVAGNLTDRIVRPPSPSAATWWTS
- a CDS encoding DivIVA domain-containing protein; translated protein: MPLTPEDVSNKRFTPVRLREGYDMGEVDQFLDEVEAELARLTKENEDLRSKLAAAQSGGGAASEPAPMIAPIQREPEPEPEPVKPAPAPVAAAAPVQNVADASNAAARLLEIATRNADELVEDAKNEADRIVGAARTKAERLEAEAKTKADRLEADARQRSQMLDSETAERRQQMFGDLEKERDKLNGDVETLRAFEREYRSRLKTYFSQQLEALATGEGAAPTEAPQTPKRLRSVLGEDDH
- a CDS encoding GNAT family N-acetyltransferase, whose protein sequence is MHGVAGSGGRCAHRVRQVTPTWLDGLYVLPSAQGSGAGSALLDQVKRERPDASGCGSSR